In Onychostoma macrolepis isolate SWU-2019 chromosome 06, ASM1243209v1, whole genome shotgun sequence, one DNA window encodes the following:
- the insl5a gene encoding insulin-like 5a, translating to MRGFHRPALLLPVLLLWAVCSVSDVQADVKTVKLCGRELIRAVVYTCGGSRWRRFSSPQDMEGFFNGDLSSAEDLSENLGSDLARRDLNSVCCQFGCKKSDLTLLC from the exons ATGAGAGGTTTTCACCGTCCTGCTCTGCTGCTGCCCGTTCTGCTGCTGTGGGCTGTGTGTAGCGTGTCAGACGTGCAGGCTGACGTGAAGACAGTCAAGCTGTGCGGCCGAGAGCTCATCCGCGCCGTCGTCTACACGTGTGGCGGCTCCAGGTGGAGGAGGTTCAGCAGTCCGCAGGATATGGAGG GGTTTTTTAACGGAGATCTAAGCAGTGCTGAGGATCTTAGCGAGAATCTGGGATCTGACCTGGCCAGGCGAGACCTGAATAGTGTTTGTTGTCAGTTTGGCTGCAAGAAAAGCGACCTCACATTGCTCTGCTGA